A segment of the Bacteroidales bacterium genome:
CGTCATCCGTTGATCCGATCAGGTAGGCAAAGTCGCGCGTTGCTTCAATATTTTCAAAGATGATCTTCAGGCTGGCCAGGAACGGGATCACCAGCAACATGCCGGCCACTCCCCACACCATCCCGCCGGCGATGAGCCCTAAAATAGTGATGAAGGGATTCAACCGAACATACCCACCGGTTATAAATGGTGTAAGAATGTTATTCTCGGTGAACTGCACAAAAGTGAACAGGATCAGCACAGAAATAGCCAGATTAATGGAATCGCCGGTCAGAACAGCGAACATAAACGGGAAAAATGCGCCAATCCATGTTCCGAAGTAGGGGATAAAATTCAGAATGGCGGAGATAACGCCAAAGAAGATAGGATATTTGAGCCCAATAATATACAACCCTGTTGTATTGATGACAATCAAAATCATGACCACCACAAACGCACCGCCGAAATAACGCTGCGACACAATGGACATCTCCTTGAGAATTTTTTTTGCTACATCCTGACGGTTTTGGGGTGCAAGACGCAGTATAAATTTTTTGAACCGTTCGTGATATAATAGAATGTAAAATGTAAAAACAGGCATAATCAAGACTTTGAAAAGAGTACCTGCCGTGGCATTCAGGAGGTTGTTAGCAAATTGGTTTCCACTTGCAAAAAGATTATTGACACGCCCTTTCGCCCACTGTTTCTGCCATTCAATACCCACACCAAAATTGTCTTCAATGTAATGGGATACATCATTAATGTTGTCAAATGCTTTTTGTTTGATATCAGGAAATTCTTCTGCCATTCGCGCAATCTCATTGATAAAAAGCAGCGTCAGGCCGCCAAAAAATATCATCATCACAATAACCGAAACAAAGATCGAAAGCCCTTTTGGGATCCCAAGCCGACAAAGGTACCGGCAAAGCGGATAAAGCAATGAACTCAGCAACAGCCCGAAAGCGACAGGAACAAAAAAATCCCTGGCCACAATCAGGACAACAAACAACAAAATGATGAAAAGCAGGACGTAAGTGGCCTTTTGAATCATTGGGAAATGCTTATCCATGGAGTGAGGCATTGTTTTGTTGATTAATAGCGCAAAGCGTTAAATTCATGATCACGAATATCCCTTTGGAGGAATTTTTACAAATTTAGTATTTCCCGAAAATGGCGCTGATAAAATCTTAAAAAACGCGAAAGTGTCATTGCACCTTAGCGCCATTGCAATTCAAATTAGCTTTGACAGATAGCCCCGGTAAATACTTGCTACTAAAAAGATTTCCCTAATTTTGCCTCCAAATTCTTAACCTCTAATCTCAAGGGCAATGAAAAAACGATGTGTACTCAACTTAATCCTTTTCCTATCCATGGCAATGTTGCTGTCCTGCTCACAAGGGGAGTCTTTCGACACGAATGACTACAACAGTTATCCTGTTTACACAGGATCTGATCTCGAAATGAACTACACGCCTGCGGCCACAAGTTTCAGGATTTGGGCGCCAACTGCTGAAGAGGTTAGGGTCCGGATTTATGAAACCGGGATTGACGGCGACCCCATCATGGAAAAGAAAATGAAAAAGGATGAAGCAGGAACCTGGGTAGCCCGTTTTAATGAAGATTTAAAAAACCTGTTTTATACATTCCAGATAAAATATAAAAACGAGTGGCTGGATGAAACGCCCGGTATTTATTCAACTGCTGTGGGTGTAAACGGCAAGCGCGGCGCTATTTTCGACCTAAAGGAGACAAATCCGGAGGGATGGGAAGAAACCGAACGACCAATTCTTGAGAATTATAATGATATCATTATTTATGAAGTACAGGTGCGCGATCTCTCTATTCACCCGGAATCAGGAATCACAAACAAGGGCAAGTTCCTTGGAATGGCTGAGGAAGGCACTACCAGTCCTCATGGCCAGAAAACCGGAATTGATCATTTTAAGGAGTTGGGTGTAACCCATATTCATATCCTTCCGGCTTTTGATTTCCGTTCGATTGACGAAACCAAATTGCACGAAAAACGCTATAACTGGGGTTATGATCCGCTAAATTACAACGTGCCTGAAGGTTCCTTTTCCACCGATCCATACAACCCTAAAACCCGGATCCGTGAGTTCAAAGAGATGGTGGCAGCGCTGCACCGCAACGGGCTTCGCGTGGTTTTGGATGTAGTTTACAATCACACCGGTTATACCGAAAACTCCAACTTCAACTTGCTGGTACCCGGCTACTACTACCGGCAACGGGAGGACGGTTCCTGGTCAGATGCATCTGCCTGTGGAAATGAAACAGCTTCTGAACGGCCAATGATGCGCAGGTTTATGATCGAATCACTGAAGCATTGGGTAAATGAATATAAAATTGACGGCTTCCGTTTTGACCTGATGGGGATTCACGACATCGAAACCATGAACATGATCAGTAAGGAATTACACGCCATCGATCCAACCATTTTCCTTTATGGCGAAGGGTGGAAAGCCGGTAACAGCCCACTACCGGACGCAAAACTTGCATTGAAACATCTGACCTATCAACTGGATAGTATTGCGGCTTTCAGCGACGATATCCGTGATGGGATAAAAGGTTCATGGAATAACCATGAAGCTAAAGGATTTGTCAGCGGTGCAAAAGACCTCGAGGAAAGCATCAAATTCGGCGTGGTTGCAGCTACCGAACATCCACAGGTGGATTACTCCCTGATTAACTATTCAAAGGCGCCATGGGCAGGTCAACCTTACCAGTGCATCAACTATGTGTCGTGCCACGACAACCACACTCTTTTTGATAAACTGAAAATTTCAGCCCCTGAAGCCACCGAAGCCGAAATCATTAAAATGCACAAACTGGCCAACACGATCGTGATGACCTCACAAGGGATTCCGTTTCTCCATGCAGGCGTTGATTTTCTGCGAACTAAAAAAGGGGTGGAAAATTCTTATCAGTCCCCTGATTCCATCAATCAGATAGATTGGGAAAGAAAACATACTTATCAGGATGTATTCGGGTATTACAGGGATTTGATCACTTTACGCAAATCGCACCCTGCTTTCAGGATGACAAACAAAGAGGTCATTCAGCAAAATCTTGAATTT
Coding sequences within it:
- a CDS encoding AI-2E family transporter; translated protein: MDKHFPMIQKATYVLLFIILLFVVLIVARDFFVPVAFGLLLSSLLYPLCRYLCRLGIPKGLSIFVSVIVMMIFFGGLTLLFINEIARMAEEFPDIKQKAFDNINDVSHYIEDNFGVGIEWQKQWAKGRVNNLFASGNQFANNLLNATAGTLFKVLIMPVFTFYILLYHERFKKFILRLAPQNRQDVAKKILKEMSIVSQRYFGGAFVVVMILIVINTTGLYIIGLKYPIFFGVISAILNFIPYFGTWIGAFFPFMFAVLTGDSINLAISVLILFTFVQFTENNILTPFITGGYVRLNPFITILGLIAGGMVWGVAGMLLVIPFLASLKIIFENIEATRDFAYLIGSTDDEPKSNLKKKIRAFFSRKKIQTHDKYKTGDHQEEE
- the pulA gene encoding type I pullulanase; this encodes MKKRCVLNLILFLSMAMLLSCSQGESFDTNDYNSYPVYTGSDLEMNYTPAATSFRIWAPTAEEVRVRIYETGIDGDPIMEKKMKKDEAGTWVARFNEDLKNLFYTFQIKYKNEWLDETPGIYSTAVGVNGKRGAIFDLKETNPEGWEETERPILENYNDIIIYEVQVRDLSIHPESGITNKGKFLGMAEEGTTSPHGQKTGIDHFKELGVTHIHILPAFDFRSIDETKLHEKRYNWGYDPLNYNVPEGSFSTDPYNPKTRIREFKEMVAALHRNGLRVVLDVVYNHTGYTENSNFNLLVPGYYYRQREDGSWSDASACGNETASERPMMRRFMIESLKHWVNEYKIDGFRFDLMGIHDIETMNMISKELHAIDPTIFLYGEGWKAGNSPLPDAKLALKHLTYQLDSIAAFSDDIRDGIKGSWNNHEAKGFVSGAKDLEESIKFGVVAATEHPQVDYSLINYSKAPWAGQPYQCINYVSCHDNHTLFDKLKISAPEATEAEIIKMHKLANTIVMTSQGIPFLHAGVDFLRTKKGVENSYQSPDSINQIDWERKHTYQDVFGYYRDLITLRKSHPAFRMTNKEVIQQNLEFLDLKIPGIVAFKLSDYTGGEAWQTIIVIYNSTRQAQPIDLPGATWTEVFNEYGLNVNGYRTIRNNRVNVPPISALVLAEVAN